Proteins encoded by one window of Fictibacillus marinisediminis:
- a CDS encoding NAD(P)/FAD-dependent oxidoreductase, giving the protein MYDLIIVGARCSGASLAIFLGRLGYNILLVDRATHVGPTLSTHIIGEVDVYQHLRIEKRMNSSGAPFLTRFRVNVDSHLFESDLIVTERAMSVRRELLDSYLMEEVKKLPNIKVELAINIKDVIKSNEKITGVIGIDENGNEKRYQGKVVVGADGRNSTIASLTNARIEQQSSIDELAVLYGYFSGIQPLPVGTIEWYWTKDSIAICNPIDGGKHCIAFMFHPSNFKSWCNVDEFSCKISKLNMLSPRITNLSLEGNLKGIKRINSYVKNTHGEGWVLVGDASANIHPISGVGIDNAICTSEVLAIQLDKYLRNQESWTDVMTEYKKYRDERIYPQFYASQKTQALHKTAITESQNSATSMLCTFPSLAKNLTIRSEAILQILQEDEHE; this is encoded by the coding sequence ATGTATGACCTCATAATTGTTGGAGCAAGGTGTTCAGGAGCTTCTTTAGCAATCTTTCTTGGACGACTAGGGTATAACATACTCTTAGTGGACCGGGCAACACATGTAGGACCGACGCTATCCACACATATAATCGGTGAGGTTGATGTTTATCAACATTTGCGAATAGAAAAGAGGATGAACAGCAGTGGGGCTCCCTTTCTCACGAGGTTCCGTGTAAATGTAGACAGCCATTTATTTGAATCAGATCTTATTGTTACGGAAAGGGCAATGAGCGTGAGGCGAGAATTGCTCGATTCCTATTTGATGGAAGAGGTAAAAAAACTTCCAAACATTAAGGTTGAGTTAGCCATCAACATCAAGGATGTAATAAAAAGCAATGAGAAAATCACTGGTGTTATTGGAATTGATGAAAATGGAAACGAAAAAAGATATCAAGGGAAAGTGGTCGTTGGTGCCGATGGACGTAACTCTACAATTGCCTCTCTCACAAATGCACGAATAGAACAACAAAGCTCCATTGATGAATTAGCGGTTTTATATGGGTATTTTTCAGGCATACAGCCTCTCCCGGTAGGGACGATAGAATGGTATTGGACGAAAGACTCGATCGCCATTTGTAATCCAATAGATGGAGGAAAGCATTGCATTGCCTTTATGTTTCATCCTTCAAACTTTAAATCATGGTGTAATGTAGATGAATTTAGTTGTAAGATATCCAAGCTAAATATGTTATCGCCCCGTATTACCAACCTATCCCTGGAGGGGAATTTGAAGGGAATAAAACGTATCAATAGTTATGTCAAAAATACACATGGTGAAGGATGGGTTCTGGTAGGAGATGCAAGTGCAAATATCCATCCAATCAGTGGTGTAGGTATAGATAATGCAATATGCACCTCAGAAGTTTTGGCGATTCAGCTCGATAAATACCTTCGCAACCAAGAAAGCTGGACCGATGTTATGACTGAATATAAGAAGTACAGAGATGAACGGATTTATCCTCAGTTTTACGCCTCTCAAAAGACACAAGCTCTCCATAAAACAGCTATTACAGAATCACAAAATAGCGCTACAAGTATGCTTTGCACTTTTCCGAGCCTGGCCAAAAATTTAACCATCAGGTCTGAAGCTATTCTTCAAATTTTACAGGAGGATGAACATGAATAA